AACAGACCCAGGAACACCGGAATCTGGGCCAGCATCGGCAGGCAGCCAAGGATCGGATTGAAACCGTGCTCGCGCTGTAGCTTCTGCATCTCCAGTGCCATGCGCTGACGGTCGTTCTTGTACTTCTTCTGCAGAGCCTTGATCTGTGGTTGCAGCTCCTGCATCTGCCGGGTGGTCCGAATCTGGCGGACGAACGGCTTGTACAGAATCGCGCGGAGAGTGAACACGAGGAACATCACCGACAGCGCCCATGCGAAGAAGTTCTTGGGGCCCAGCAGGTACGCGAACAGCTTGTACCAAACCCACATGATCGCCGAGACGGGATAGTAGATGAACCCGAGACTGAACCAATCAAACATCCGCTGTACTCCTCCGCACGCTCACGTGCTCTACGTCTTCGTGCTTGGTATGGCGTTCAGGAATCGGATCCCATCCACCGTGGTGCCAGGGCCCGCACTTCAGTAGGCGGATCGTGGCCAACCAACCGCCGCGGACCAGTCCGTGCACGGTCAACGCCTCGACCGCGTACTGGCTGCAGGTCGGCATAAACCGACAACTGGGCAGACGCATCGGCGAGACCCAGGTTTGATACAGGCGAATCAGGAAGATCACCGCGCGTGCGGGACGGCTTTTCATGGCTGCCGCTCTGGTGCGGGTTCCAACCGGTGTATGGACCGGTGGACTCCGTCTCGCAATTGCTGACGCAGACTCGCCGAGAGTGCCGTGCTGCTACTGGGCAGCGCTCTGATCACCATGCGATCCACGGGTTCAAGTGTGGGGAGCACCTCGGCGGCAACATGCCGGAGCCGACGAGACACCCGATGGCGCACTACCGCGCCGCCTACCGATTTCCCGACGATCAAACCGACCTTGGGACCCTCGACGTCGGCCGATGTGGAACCCACACAGCCACGTTGCAGATGAATCACCAAGTCCGCGTGGGCAGTTCGCACTCCACGCTTGACGGTCTGCCGGAATTCGGATGATTTGGTCATCCGGTGTCGAGTCGGTAACACCGACTACCTACCTGCGCCCGAAACTCAGGCGGTCAGTTCCTTGCGGCCCTTACGACGCCGGACCGCAATGATTGCGCGACCGGCACGGGTGCGCATGCGCAACCGGAAACCGTGGGTACGCGCGCGACGCCGATTGTTTGGCTGGAAGGTCCGCTTGCCCTTTGCCACCGCTACTACTCCTTTATGTCCGTCACGTGCTCAACTGACATCACTCACGCCGCCCGTTCACGACGCATGCAATGTGCTGAGACGCATCAGTCCGTTGG
This genomic window from Mycobacteroides chelonae contains:
- the yidD gene encoding membrane protein insertion efficiency factor YidD, which gives rise to MKSRPARAVIFLIRLYQTWVSPMRLPSCRFMPTCSQYAVEALTVHGLVRGGWLATIRLLKCGPWHHGGWDPIPERHTKHEDVEHVSVRRSTADV
- the rnpA gene encoding ribonuclease P protein component, with the protein product MLPTRHRMTKSSEFRQTVKRGVRTAHADLVIHLQRGCVGSTSADVEGPKVGLIVGKSVGGAVVRHRVSRRLRHVAAEVLPTLEPVDRMVIRALPSSSTALSASLRQQLRDGVHRSIHRLEPAPERQP
- the rpmH gene encoding 50S ribosomal protein L34, giving the protein MAKGKRTFQPNNRRRARTHGFRLRMRTRAGRAIIAVRRRKGRKELTA